A genomic stretch from Lathyrus oleraceus cultivar Zhongwan6 chromosome 2, CAAS_Psat_ZW6_1.0, whole genome shotgun sequence includes:
- the LOC127123512 gene encoding uncharacterized protein LOC127123512, with protein sequence MSDSSSSESCNPNREYPVSDSANTSHARRPKETVSGFSSALALDEQTREDSRYVHNSIATLVTGILSGNHKVLGVSVPLNTIVPENDACQENTVSLAKNVSDEAEQIDAHEGSNIEKPLENVGNEVVRVTHDVSDNPKADTVDLEELSDNELWKYMYHKRLALERELAQNVLECKEIVDPIQEAGLMKTVTQLSKFYETLVKEFIVNVSEEYADSKSREFRKVYVRGKCVNFSPSVINMYLGRPDVAQPELEVTDNKICQVITANQVRKWPLKGKLVASKLSVKYAMLHKIGASNWVPTNHKSIVVVMLGKFIYAVGTKAKFDYGTYIFYQTMKHAGSFSVKGPIAFPSLICGIVLNQFPNILTENEFVKRRESPLAFNYKLFLGKHVPDIAMTTGETSSVCNQPGKVAVIAILRETCKELEARKLTLENLIIKLEMSEAAEATEGVARQSAEGGEDASPDDGTDDEADSESDD encoded by the exons ATGTCTGATTCCTCTAGCTCCGAATCATGCAACCCTAACAGGGAATATCCTGTGTCTGACTCTGCAAATACCTcacatgcaagaagacctaaagaaacggTCTCAGGCTTCTCCTCAGCACTCGCGCTTGATGAACAAACTAGAGAAGATTCCAGGTATGTTCACAATTCCATTGCAACGTTGGTAACTGGAATCTTGTCTGGTAATCATAAGGTTCTTGGGGTTTCAGTTCCCCTAAACACGATTGTACCAGAAAATGATGCGTGTCAAGAAAATACAGTTTCCTTAGCAAAGAATGTGTCTGATGAGGCTGAGCAAATTGatgctcatgaggggtcaaaTATTGAAAAACCCTTAGAGAATGTGGGTAATGAGGTAGTCCGTGTCACTcatgatgtcagtgacaaccctaaaGCTGACACAGTTGATCTGGAAGAACtctctgataatgaact gtggaagtataTGTATCACAAGAGGCTGGCTTTAGAaagggaactggctcagaatgtCCTAGAATGTAAGGAGATTGTAGACCCGATTCAAGAGGCAGGGTTAATGAAAACTGTGACTCAGCTCTCAAAGTTCTATGAGACTTTAGTAAAGGAGTttattgtcaatgtgtctgaAGAATATGCTGATAGTAAGTCTAGGGAGTTCAGAAAAGTAtatgtgcgaggcaagtgtgtGAACTTCTCTCCCTCAGTAATCAACATGTATTTGGGAAGACCTGATGTAGCACAACCTGAGCTTGAGGTGACTGATAACAAAATatgtcaagtcatcactgctaatCAAGTCAGGAAGTGGCCTCTAAAAGGTAAGTTGGTGGCCAGCAAACTCAGTGTCAAGTATGCTATGCTGCACAAAATTGGAGCTTCCAACTGGGTGCCCACCAATCACAAATCTATAGTGGTtgtgatgcttggaaagttcatatatgctgttggaaccaaagccAAATTTGACTATGGAACCTACATTTTTTATCAAACCATGAAGCATGCAGGAAGCTTCAGTGTAAAGGGGCCCATAGCCTTTCCTTCCCTCATATGTGGTATTGTGTTGAATCAATTTCCAAACATATTGACAGAGAATGAatttgtgaaaagaagagagagtcctTTGGCCTTCAATTATAAATTAttcctgggtaagcatgtccctgacattgccATGACAACAGGAGAGACATCCAGTGTTTGCAATCAACCAGGCAAAGTTGCTGTGATTGCCATACTCAGAGAGACATGCAAGGAGCTAGAGGCAAGGAAGCTCACTTTGGAAAATTTGATTATCAAATTGGAGATGTCTGAAGCTGCTGAGGCTACAGAAGGAGTTGCAAGGCAAAGTGCAGAGGGTGGAGAGGATGCCAGTCCTGATGATGGCACTGATGATGAGGCTGACTCTGAGTCAGATGATTAA